A part of Terriglobus roseus genomic DNA contains:
- a CDS encoding SDR family NAD(P)-dependent oxidoreductase, with protein MKHPLSLEGRVAVVIGGTSGIGRAMAIGLAQAGADVVSTGRRAEQVNDVAAEIEAVGRKTIRQTCDQTDRAQIEALLAAVLKEFGKVDILINSAGIIKRQPTLTYPEAEWNQIMDTNLTGMLRSCQVFGKQMIEQKYGRIINIASLNSFVALSEVAGYAASKAAVLSLTRSLAVEWSKHGVTVNGIAPGVFRTELNAALLDGSPRGQELRMRCPMDRFGKTEELVGAAIYLASDSASFTNGHTIVVDGGFLASGVNQ; from the coding sequence ATGAAACATCCTTTGAGTCTTGAAGGCCGTGTTGCGGTCGTAATTGGTGGAACCAGTGGTATTGGCCGTGCGATGGCAATTGGCCTGGCACAGGCTGGTGCCGATGTGGTGAGCACCGGTCGCCGCGCTGAGCAGGTGAATGACGTTGCTGCAGAGATTGAAGCAGTGGGCCGCAAGACCATTCGCCAGACTTGTGACCAGACAGACCGCGCACAGATTGAAGCCCTGCTGGCTGCCGTGCTGAAGGAGTTTGGCAAGGTCGATATTCTGATCAACTCGGCAGGCATTATCAAGCGCCAGCCTACGCTGACGTATCCGGAAGCGGAGTGGAACCAGATCATGGACACTAACCTGACCGGCATGCTGCGTAGCTGCCAGGTGTTTGGCAAGCAGATGATTGAGCAGAAGTATGGTCGCATCATCAACATTGCTTCTCTGAACAGCTTTGTTGCGTTGAGCGAAGTGGCGGGCTATGCAGCCAGTAAGGCTGCTGTGCTTTCGCTGACACGCTCACTCGCTGTTGAATGGTCAAAGCATGGCGTGACGGTGAACGGTATTGCGCCGGGTGTGTTCCGCACTGAGTTGAATGCGGCTCTGCTGGATGGTTCGCCGCGGGGACAGGAACTGCGTATGCGCTGCCCGATGGATCGCTTTGGTAAGACGGAAGAGCTTGTGGGTGCAGCGATTTATTTGGCAAGCGACTCGGCCAGCTTTACCAACGGACACACGATTGTGGTGGACGGTGGATTTCTTGCAAGTGGTGTGAATCAGTAA
- a CDS encoding FadR/GntR family transcriptional regulator, with translation MTNVNTRLPAADRQIAMRVVERIREALEDGTWKPGDKLPPEREFAATLGISRSSLRSGLGYLAAMGLLQVRHGVGAFISEAPTQFGAASLPFLDALHGYDIHQLFEARRILEGHIASLAAERTTERHLQQMAEELEEMEASVDQPQEYLIHDVRFHRIVAQAAGNSILAAIMESLTGALYEVRHSATEQIADLHVTTKFHRDIYRAIRSGNSRTSRAAMEKHLTNAEADDDLPPKRKRQPAKSKARTAASRS, from the coding sequence ATGACGAACGTCAATACCCGTCTACCAGCCGCCGACCGCCAGATCGCCATGCGCGTGGTGGAACGCATTCGCGAGGCGCTAGAGGATGGCACCTGGAAGCCCGGTGACAAACTGCCGCCCGAACGCGAGTTCGCGGCGACACTCGGCATCAGCCGTTCCAGCTTGCGCTCTGGCCTGGGTTATCTCGCAGCCATGGGATTGCTGCAGGTGCGTCATGGTGTAGGCGCGTTTATTTCCGAGGCTCCAACGCAGTTCGGTGCGGCATCACTGCCGTTTCTCGATGCCCTTCACGGCTACGACATCCATCAGCTATTTGAAGCACGACGCATCCTCGAAGGCCACATCGCATCGCTTGCGGCAGAGCGCACCACGGAGCGCCACCTGCAGCAGATGGCCGAAGAACTGGAAGAGATGGAAGCTTCCGTTGACCAGCCACAGGAGTACCTCATTCACGATGTACGTTTCCATCGCATCGTGGCCCAGGCCGCAGGCAATTCCATTCTGGCAGCCATCATGGAAAGCCTGACCGGAGCGCTCTACGAGGTGCGGCATTCCGCTACGGAACAGATCGCCGATCTGCACGTAACAACAAAATTCCATCGCGACATCTACCGAGCCATCCGCAGCGGCAACTCGCGCACCAGCCGCGCAGCCATGGAAAAACATCTCACCAACGCAGAAGCCGACGACGACCTGCCTCCTAAGAGAAAGCGCCAGCCAGCAAAGTCCAAGGCCCGCACTGCAGCCTCCCGCAGCTAA
- a CDS encoding lactate racemase domain-containing protein → MAWFTVQAPHVSDAQIKEACDRLLSEARTRINKDLKRVLLLPPDLTRAHSGAGWITEYLYNALPDAHVEVIPTLGQHVPHTEAENKWMFGSIPNDRIFPHDWRNGVTKVANIPAAMVKDTTDGAADWDIPVDLNSKLIDEQWDLIINVGHVVPHEVLGFANHNKNYYIGLGGKDTICASHIAAAVYGIENNLGCLITPLRACYNWSEVEHLQNLPDVYLQIVMQRDADNKLVTSGIFVGDDLDTYLQAAKQSREQNITLFDKPINKVVAVMQADEFRATWVANKAVYRTRMAIADGGELLIIAPGVERFGEQPEVDALIRKYGYKGTPRTLALYKTEADMQEIPHGVAHLIHGSSEGRFHITYAPGHLTKEEIEQVGYGYANCEEMQKRYDPAVMKEGWNTMPDGEEVFYISTPSAGLWATKEKLDNPSRKDLSRDLPEAK, encoded by the coding sequence GTGGCCTGGTTTACCGTACAAGCACCGCACGTATCGGACGCACAGATTAAGGAAGCTTGCGACCGTCTTTTGAGTGAAGCGCGCACACGCATCAACAAGGATCTGAAGCGCGTTCTTTTGTTGCCGCCGGATCTTACTCGCGCACACTCTGGAGCTGGCTGGATCACCGAGTATCTTTACAACGCGCTGCCTGACGCGCATGTGGAAGTTATCCCCACGCTGGGCCAGCATGTGCCGCACACTGAGGCGGAGAACAAGTGGATGTTCGGCTCGATTCCGAACGATCGTATCTTCCCGCATGACTGGCGCAACGGCGTTACCAAAGTTGCGAACATTCCTGCTGCGATGGTGAAGGACACCACCGATGGCGCTGCGGACTGGGATATCCCGGTTGATCTGAATAGCAAGCTCATTGATGAGCAGTGGGACCTGATCATCAACGTGGGCCATGTTGTTCCGCATGAAGTGCTTGGTTTTGCGAACCACAACAAGAACTACTACATTGGTCTGGGCGGCAAGGACACCATCTGCGCATCGCACATTGCGGCCGCGGTGTATGGCATTGAGAACAACCTTGGCTGCCTGATTACGCCGCTGCGCGCCTGCTACAACTGGAGCGAAGTCGAACATCTGCAGAACCTGCCGGATGTTTACCTGCAGATTGTGATGCAGCGCGATGCGGACAACAAGCTGGTGACCAGCGGCATCTTTGTGGGCGACGATCTGGACACGTATCTGCAAGCTGCAAAGCAGAGCCGCGAACAGAACATTACGCTGTTCGATAAGCCGATCAATAAGGTTGTTGCCGTGATGCAGGCGGATGAGTTCCGCGCGACGTGGGTGGCGAACAAGGCTGTTTATCGTACGCGTATGGCGATTGCCGATGGTGGCGAGTTGCTGATTATTGCGCCAGGTGTGGAGCGCTTTGGTGAGCAGCCGGAAGTGGATGCGCTGATCCGCAAGTATGGCTACAAGGGAACGCCGCGCACGCTGGCTCTGTACAAGACGGAAGCTGACATGCAGGAGATTCCGCATGGTGTGGCTCACCTGATCCACGGCAGCAGCGAAGGTCGTTTCCACATCACGTATGCACCGGGTCATCTCACGAAGGAAGAGATTGAGCAGGTGGGTTATGGTTACGCGAACTGCGAAGAGATGCAGAAGCGCTATGACCCCGCTGTGATGAAGGAAGGCTGGAACACGATGCCGGATGGCGAGGAAGTGTTCTACATCAGCACGCCTTCCGCCGGTCTGTGGGCCACGAAGGAAAAGCTGGATAACCCGTCGCGCAAGGATCTTTCGCGCGATCTGCCTGAGGCCAAGTAA
- the larB gene encoding nickel pincer cofactor biosynthesis protein LarB: MQRDALLHLLRELEAGKLTAEQTADKLASLPFEDLEFAKVDHHRSLRSGLPEVVFAAGKTSEETAAILARIHASGTPALATRADAAAFEATQKLVPDAKYHARARCITCGDGAKKSGGRVAVVCAGTSDLNVAEEAAITADFFGATVSRFTDVGVAGLHRLLAHLNAIREADAVICCAGMEGALPSVVGGLVAVPVIAVPTSVGYGAAFGGVAALLGMLNSCSPNITVTNIDNGFGAGYVATLYANRAVR, from the coding sequence ATGCAGCGTGATGCACTTCTTCATCTGCTGCGTGAACTGGAAGCAGGCAAGCTAACCGCGGAACAGACTGCGGACAAGCTGGCTTCGCTGCCTTTTGAAGACCTTGAGTTTGCGAAGGTGGATCATCATCGTTCGCTTCGCAGTGGTCTGCCGGAAGTGGTGTTTGCTGCGGGAAAGACGTCTGAAGAGACCGCCGCTATTCTTGCGCGTATTCATGCCAGCGGGACGCCCGCGTTGGCTACTCGCGCGGATGCCGCTGCGTTTGAAGCGACACAGAAGCTGGTTCCCGATGCGAAGTATCACGCACGCGCACGCTGCATTACCTGCGGCGACGGTGCGAAGAAGAGTGGCGGACGCGTTGCCGTTGTCTGCGCAGGCACAAGCGATCTGAATGTTGCGGAAGAAGCCGCCATTACTGCGGACTTCTTTGGTGCGACGGTTTCACGATTCACGGATGTTGGTGTGGCGGGATTGCATCGTCTGCTTGCGCATTTGAATGCGATTCGTGAAGCGGATGCGGTGATCTGCTGTGCGGGTATGGAAGGCGCGTTGCCTTCTGTTGTTGGCGGGCTTGTTGCCGTGCCAGTGATTGCGGTGCCTACGAGCGTTGGTTATGGTGCGGCCTTTGGTGGTGTGGCGGCGCTGCTGGGCATGTTGAATAGTTGTTCGCCCAACATCACGGTGACCAATATCGACAACGGTTTCGGCGCTGGTTACGTGGCTACGTTGTACGCAAACCGCGCCGTGCGTTAG
- a CDS encoding MFS transporter, whose protein sequence is MSPLEPTADLSPGQRRTHVGNVRWTICAMLFVATTINYMDRQVLSLLKPTLQHSIGLSEEGYGNIIAMFQVAYAVGLLGVGRLIDKVGTRLGYSLVMAVWSMAALAHAFVSTVTGFGVARIALGLGESGNFPAAIKTVADWFPRSERSLATGIFNAGATAGAIICPLTIPWITIHYGWHAAFLFTGLIGLPWIIWWWFYYRKPKEHPTLTGEELRHIYEENAEQMDAANIPWLKLLTYRQTWGIVLGKGLTDPIWWFYLFWIPGYLDSRFHVDLKNLGLPIIVVYLTSTVGGILGGWLPALFEKLGLHGAKARYGAMFFCALFSLPMLYISHVNDMWTAVALLSLATAGHQGWSANVYTCASDVFPNSVVGSVVGLAGMVGSILGTLLSVEAGRILQLTGSYNTLFILAGSIYMVAFVCLQIFAPGLRRADVPVNPERLGA, encoded by the coding sequence GTGAGCCCCTTGGAACCGACTGCAGACCTGTCGCCCGGCCAACGCCGGACGCACGTGGGGAATGTCCGCTGGACAATCTGCGCCATGCTGTTTGTGGCAACCACGATCAACTATATGGACCGCCAGGTCCTTAGCCTGTTGAAGCCCACGCTGCAACACAGCATTGGCCTGAGCGAAGAAGGTTACGGCAACATCATTGCGATGTTCCAAGTAGCCTATGCCGTTGGCCTGCTGGGCGTTGGACGCCTTATCGATAAGGTGGGCACGCGCCTGGGCTACAGCCTGGTGATGGCTGTATGGAGTATGGCCGCGCTGGCGCATGCTTTTGTCAGCACGGTGACGGGTTTTGGTGTTGCGCGTATTGCACTTGGTCTTGGCGAGTCTGGTAACTTCCCTGCTGCAATCAAGACGGTTGCCGACTGGTTTCCGCGCAGTGAACGTTCGCTGGCTACGGGCATCTTTAATGCCGGTGCGACTGCAGGCGCGATCATCTGCCCGCTCACGATTCCGTGGATCACCATTCATTACGGCTGGCATGCCGCGTTTCTTTTCACGGGATTGATTGGTTTGCCGTGGATCATCTGGTGGTGGTTCTACTATCGCAAGCCGAAGGAACACCCGACGCTTACGGGCGAAGAGCTTCGCCACATCTATGAAGAAAACGCGGAGCAGATGGATGCCGCGAATATTCCGTGGCTGAAGCTGCTGACGTATCGCCAGACGTGGGGCATTGTGCTGGGCAAGGGCCTGACCGATCCCATCTGGTGGTTCTATCTGTTCTGGATTCCGGGCTATCTGGATTCGCGCTTTCATGTTGATCTGAAGAATCTTGGATTGCCCATCATCGTTGTCTATCTGACTTCAACTGTGGGTGGCATTCTGGGCGGCTGGCTACCTGCGCTGTTTGAGAAGCTTGGACTGCATGGTGCGAAGGCACGCTATGGTGCGATGTTCTTCTGCGCACTGTTCTCGTTGCCCATGCTGTACATCAGCCACGTGAACGACATGTGGACGGCAGTAGCGCTGCTGAGCCTGGCAACCGCTGGACATCAGGGTTGGAGCGCGAATGTGTACACGTGCGCTTCTGACGTTTTCCCGAACAGCGTTGTTGGTTCTGTGGTGGGTCTGGCTGGCATGGTGGGTTCCATTCTTGGCACGCTGCTATCGGTTGAGGCAGGACGCATTCTGCAATTGACCGGCAGCTACAACACACTGTTTATCCTTGCGGGTTCCATCTACATGGTGGCGTTTGTGTGCCTGCAGATTTTTGCGCCCGGCCTGCGCCGAGCGGACGTACCTGTTAACCCGGAGAGGTTGGGAGCATGA
- the larE gene encoding ATP-dependent sacrificial sulfur transferase LarE has product MDTALAQLREQLHTELRRYERMAVAYSGGVDSAYLAWEAYQVLGDKMVAVIADSPSLPRTHLAFAMKFAEDNNIPLRVVQTSEMDRAEYVRNDGARCFHCKDELFLTMERMLSETGITTIAYGRNRDDSGDFRPGQRAAANHHAVAPLADASLGKQEIRALAQHFGLEVWDRPASACLSSRLEYGRPVTAEALRQVEEAEEALLALGFRQLRVRHHGELARVEIERGELAKALSLDMLSQITAAVKAAGFTYVTLDTEGYRSGSMNALLSIDSLLKANHAA; this is encoded by the coding sequence ATGGATACTGCACTGGCGCAGCTTCGTGAACAGTTGCATACGGAGTTGCGCCGGTATGAACGTATGGCCGTGGCATACAGCGGCGGTGTGGACTCCGCGTATCTCGCATGGGAGGCGTACCAGGTTCTTGGCGACAAGATGGTTGCCGTGATTGCTGATTCGCCTTCATTGCCGCGTACGCATCTTGCTTTTGCGATGAAGTTTGCAGAAGACAACAACATTCCCTTGCGGGTGGTGCAGACCAGCGAGATGGATCGCGCGGAATATGTGCGTAACGATGGTGCGCGCTGCTTCCATTGCAAGGACGAATTGTTTCTCACGATGGAACGCATGCTGAGCGAGACCGGCATTACGACGATTGCTTATGGTCGTAACCGCGATGACAGTGGTGATTTTCGTCCGGGGCAGCGTGCGGCTGCGAATCATCATGCGGTGGCTCCGCTTGCCGATGCTTCGCTGGGCAAGCAGGAGATTCGCGCGCTCGCGCAGCATTTTGGATTGGAAGTTTGGGATCGTCCTGCGTCCGCGTGTTTGTCTTCGCGGCTGGAGTATGGTCGCCCTGTGACGGCGGAAGCTTTGCGACAGGTGGAAGAGGCGGAAGAGGCTTTGCTTGCGCTTGGGTTCCGGCAGCTTCGTGTGCGGCATCATGGCGAATTGGCACGTGTTGAGATTGAACGTGGAGAGCTTGCGAAGGCTTTGTCGCTGGATATGCTTTCGCAGATCACTGCAGCGGTGAAGGCTGCGGGATTCACGTACGTCACGCTGGACACGGAAGGCTATCGCAGCGGCAGTATGAATGCCCTGCTTTCCATTGATTCGCTGTTGAAGGCTAATCATGCAGCGTGA
- a CDS encoding tagaturonate epimerase family protein — MQLPKFSLGMGDRFAHQAKAQLQACIMAAEAGADITPVWNKSNREHLIIGSEPSQTRAAIDVAVKELGWTKPYFADADHINLKTYERFVAPCDFFTLDVADNIGQKSDENEIAQFVERHPELMGEITIPGIEKPFSLDKAFVEKTAKTFLAAVQEAAAIYKAVVAKKGSEDFVAEISMDETDNPQTPPELLIILAAIADEKLPIQTIAPKFTGRFNKGVDYVGNVAQFEKEFREDIATIAYAVKTYGLPANLKLSVHSGSDKFSIYEPIRKSLKDTGAGVHVKTAGTTWLEELIGLAEAGGDALALAKEVYAEAFAHAEELCAPYSTVIDIKTENLPTPETVNGWTSEQYVRALRHVEGDPQYNPDLRQLLHVGFKVAAKMGNRYIDALEANEEVVARNVTTNLFDRHIKHLFLG; from the coding sequence ATGCAGCTACCTAAATTTTCGCTCGGTATGGGCGATCGTTTCGCACATCAGGCAAAGGCGCAGTTGCAGGCATGCATCATGGCCGCTGAGGCCGGTGCGGATATTACGCCGGTGTGGAACAAGTCGAACCGCGAACATTTGATTATTGGTTCTGAGCCAAGCCAGACGCGCGCTGCGATTGATGTTGCCGTGAAGGAGCTGGGTTGGACGAAGCCATACTTCGCTGATGCGGATCACATCAATCTGAAGACCTATGAGCGCTTTGTTGCACCGTGCGATTTCTTCACGCTGGATGTCGCAGACAACATTGGTCAGAAGAGTGATGAGAACGAGATTGCGCAGTTTGTGGAGCGTCATCCGGAACTGATGGGTGAGATCACCATTCCGGGGATTGAGAAGCCATTCTCGCTGGACAAGGCGTTCGTTGAGAAGACTGCGAAGACCTTCCTGGCTGCTGTGCAGGAAGCTGCTGCGATCTACAAGGCAGTGGTGGCGAAGAAGGGATCTGAGGATTTCGTTGCGGAGATCTCAATGGATGAGACCGACAATCCACAGACGCCGCCGGAGCTGTTGATTATTCTTGCGGCAATTGCGGATGAGAAGTTGCCGATCCAGACAATTGCTCCGAAGTTCACAGGCCGTTTCAACAAGGGTGTGGATTACGTAGGGAATGTCGCACAGTTTGAGAAGGAATTCCGCGAGGACATTGCGACCATTGCTTACGCAGTGAAGACGTATGGTCTGCCTGCGAATCTAAAGCTGAGTGTGCATTCGGGATCGGATAAGTTCAGCATTTACGAGCCGATTCGCAAGTCGTTGAAAGACACGGGCGCGGGCGTACATGTGAAGACGGCTGGCACGACGTGGCTGGAAGAGTTGATTGGCCTTGCGGAAGCCGGTGGCGATGCGTTGGCGCTTGCGAAGGAAGTGTACGCAGAAGCATTTGCGCATGCGGAAGAGCTTTGCGCTCCGTATTCCACTGTGATCGACATCAAGACGGAAAACCTGCCCACGCCGGAGACGGTGAACGGATGGACGAGCGAGCAGTATGTTCGTGCGTTGCGTCACGTTGAAGGCGATCCGCAGTACAACCCGGACCTGCGCCAGCTATTGCATGTTGGCTTTAAGGTGGCGGCGAAGATGGGCAATCGCTACATTGATGCGCTGGAAGCGAATGAAGAAGTTGTGGCGCGTAATGTAACGACGAATCTTTTTGACCGTCATATCAAGCACTTGTTCCTGGGATAG